From a region of the Helianthus annuus cultivar XRQ/B chromosome 5, HanXRQr2.0-SUNRISE, whole genome shotgun sequence genome:
- the LOC110943223 gene encoding uncharacterized protein LOC110943223: protein MSVVTSSNPPKDNVFPFQCLILAATNYNTWSIKMEAITDAHGLWEDIEPATGVLVDKKKNKQARAFILEEILSQAAKKKTAKEVWYSLKSRYVGAKRVQKARLWILKSEFQALHMKDEETIDEYARKISGMISKYNSVGATLEDEELVRKLFDTVPKKFINLVASIEQSLDVDSMPFEEAIGHHKAYEDRLNLKKGSVMNENKLPFTKAENSSNQKATNKMNTAGGRGRGWNNGRGGRNGSRGRGSTRGRGGRWGGGFHQETSATN from the coding sequence ATGTCAGTCGTAACATCCTCCAATCCTCCGAAAGATAACGTCTTCCCGTTTCAGTGTCTGATTCTTGCGGCTACAAATTACAACACTTGGTCAATCAAAATGGAAGCTATCACGGATGCCCACGGGTTGTGGGAAGACATCGAACCGGCAACCGGAGTGCTTGTAGACAAGAAGAAGAATAAGCAAGCTCGGGCTTTCATTCTGGAAGAGATACTTTCACAAGCTGCCAAGAAGAAGACGGCTAAAGAGGTATGGTATTCGTTGAAGTCGCGGTACGTAGGGGCTAAACGAGTGCAAAAGGCAAGGCTTTGGATATTGAAAAGTGAATTCCAAGCCTTACATATGAAGGATGAAGAAACTATAGATGAGTATGCCAGAAAGATTTCGGGTATGATATCGAAGTATAACAGTGTTGGAGCGACTTTGGAGGACGAAGAACTAGTCCGAAAATTGTTCGATACGGTGCCCAAAAAGTTCATTAATCTGGTAGCCTCTATTGAACAAAGTTTGGATGTCGATTCAATGCCATTTGAGGAGGCTATTGGGCATCACAAGGCCTATGAGGATAGGCTAAATCTCAAGAAGGGAAGTGTGATGAATGAAAACAAATTACCGTTTACAAAGGCTGAAAATTCGTCAAATCAAAAGGCAACGAACAAGATGAACACGGCGGGTGGTCGAGGACGAGGTTGGAATAATGGCAGAGGAGGAAGAAATGGTTCAAGAGGTCGAGGTTCGACCCGGGGGAGAGGTGGACGCTGGGGTGGCGGGTTTCACCAAGAAACTAGTGCAACAAACTGA